One stretch of Niallia sp. XMNu-256 DNA includes these proteins:
- a CDS encoding LysM peptidoglycan-binding domain-containing protein: MKYKVFSAITAAILFIVGGTSIHAEQIIVKKGDTLWGLSQQHGTTVQSIKKWNNLSDDVIHPNDVLEVSPVKTLTIRKGDTLWNISKVYGVSVDSLMKWNNLSSDVIHPGLRLVIYTDGEQSQVNQTQPAQAKQEAPKEPAKSNSVEAAAPVEPAAPTTAEAPVSEQPIGKEITVEATAYTAECKGCSGITKTGVDLKANPDKKVIAVDPSVIPLGSKVHVEGYGYATAEDIGGAINGNKIDVFVPEHEDAIQWGRKQVKVTIID; encoded by the coding sequence TTGAAATATAAAGTATTTTCAGCTATAACAGCGGCGATCCTTTTTATCGTCGGTGGTACGAGTATACACGCAGAACAGATTATCGTTAAAAAAGGGGACACGTTGTGGGGTCTGTCTCAACAACATGGAACGACCGTTCAATCGATTAAAAAATGGAACAATCTATCAGATGATGTTATTCATCCAAATGATGTTCTTGAAGTTTCACCGGTTAAAACCCTAACTATTAGAAAAGGGGATACCCTTTGGAATATCTCAAAAGTTTACGGAGTTTCAGTGGATAGTTTAATGAAGTGGAATAACTTATCATCCGATGTCATTCATCCTGGTTTGAGATTAGTTATCTATACAGATGGAGAACAATCACAAGTTAATCAAACACAGCCTGCTCAGGCAAAACAAGAGGCTCCTAAGGAACCTGCTAAATCCAATTCAGTAGAAGCAGCAGCTCCAGTAGAGCCAGCAGCACCAACTACAGCGGAGGCTCCTGTCTCTGAACAGCCAATTGGAAAAGAAATTACAGTTGAAGCAACTGCCTACACAGCTGAATGTAAAGGTTGCTCTGGAATTACCAAAACAGGTGTCGACCTTAAGGCTAATCCTGATAAAAAGGTCATCGCAGTGGATCCATCCGTGATTCCACTTGGCTCAAAAGTCCATGTAGAAGGCTATGGATACGCAACTGCTGAGGATATTGGCGGTGCAATCAACGGTAATAAAATCGATGTATTTGTCCCTGAACATGAGGATGCTATTCAATGGGGCAGAAAACAAGTAAAAGTAACAATTATTGATTAA
- a CDS encoding PepSY domain-containing protein — MKLKVGLIAFIIAGLSYSFYLVFIKDYPPTISEKEAEAIVTNLYGGEVLDTKVDPSNSTYQLKLDHEKGIYRVSVHRKTKKISNIQLIEKKEALLSMEEAQKNIEKELSGKVTQINQIDKEGNPLIEATVEKNNKHYRIEYDLLQNIIVSNTEVKSSVKPPLSISEEQAKEIALEQIKGQITNLSIVTNQNGKHYKVTVDDQAEGAHVYVQANTGNVSSISWYEEQPDPDIQQPQSDIQQSASEIQQPKQVKQQPKPIIQQSTEPKNDESNDSDDDDDVDEESDDEDDDEDD, encoded by the coding sequence TTGAAATTGAAAGTTGGTCTTATTGCGTTTATCATTGCAGGCTTATCGTATTCATTTTATCTAGTTTTTATAAAAGATTACCCTCCTACGATTTCAGAGAAAGAAGCGGAAGCCATTGTTACAAATCTTTATGGAGGAGAAGTACTCGATACCAAGGTGGATCCAAGTAACAGCACCTATCAACTGAAGCTTGACCATGAAAAAGGAATTTATAGGGTATCCGTTCATAGGAAAACGAAGAAAATTAGTAACATCCAACTTATTGAGAAAAAAGAAGCCTTGCTATCAATGGAAGAAGCTCAAAAAAATATTGAGAAGGAACTAAGTGGTAAGGTTACCCAGATCAACCAAATCGATAAAGAAGGGAATCCTCTCATAGAAGCAACCGTTGAGAAAAATAACAAGCATTATCGAATTGAATATGATTTGTTGCAAAATATCATTGTCTCAAATACAGAAGTGAAGAGTAGTGTTAAACCACCCCTTTCTATTTCAGAAGAACAGGCAAAAGAAATTGCGTTGGAACAAATCAAAGGGCAAATCACAAATTTATCCATTGTAACGAACCAAAATGGAAAGCATTATAAAGTAACCGTAGATGATCAAGCAGAAGGTGCCCATGTCTATGTTCAAGCAAACACAGGAAACGTATCATCCATCTCTTGGTATGAGGAACAACCAGATCCGGACATACAACAACCACAATCGGACATACAACAATCGGCGTCGGAAATACAGCAACCGAAACAGGTCAAACAACAACCAAAGCCGATCATACAACAATCAACCGAGCCTAAGAATGACGAAAGTAACGACAGTGATGATGATGACGACGTAGATGAAGAAAGTGACGACGAAGACGATGATGAAGATGACTAG
- a CDS encoding ATP-binding protein has translation MRLRTWIQLSTTLVLIVLLLIANTAIYFIFKNSVISSEMNRLTNTLNHTVMELNSNSNLSMEQVLQAYLISNGMIRVVDRNSNTIIQVTTNNDYRNIQSEYNDDQFEEVVSYKESMFVVVSIPTIGENGEIVNLQVVENVDVFFENIHDLKWVFVYATIIKVLILSLTSRFLGRIISFPIQRLTQTMSLIEKKGSFEKISITHDTKDELTEMAMTFNRMITRLEKSYLKQEQFVSDASHELKTPLTVIDSYVKILNRWGKERPDILEEAIHSIASESGRMKYLTEQLLLLARSEECIESEKRLVNIIPIVEDTIHRLQQAFKHEIYLKSEQREIYMNIHEQSFVQVLIILLDNAKKYSDDHIEVELKESDKSVIISVTDKGIGIPVEAQAHVFDRLYRVDKTRSRKTGGSGLGLSIAKRIVEQQNGFITLESDEGRGSTFTVTFPKLEV, from the coding sequence GTGAGGTTACGAACGTGGATTCAACTTTCGACCACTCTTGTATTAATTGTATTACTACTTATCGCAAATACGGCGATTTATTTCATCTTTAAAAATTCAGTGATTTCTTCTGAGATGAATCGATTAACCAATACATTGAATCATACGGTTATGGAACTCAACTCTAACTCCAATTTATCGATGGAACAAGTATTACAAGCGTATTTAATTAGTAATGGCATGATTCGTGTTGTTGATCGTAACAGCAACACGATCATTCAAGTGACAACGAACAATGACTATCGAAACATACAGAGTGAATATAATGATGATCAATTTGAAGAAGTCGTCTCTTATAAAGAATCGATGTTTGTCGTTGTTTCCATTCCAACCATTGGTGAAAATGGAGAAATTGTCAATTTGCAAGTAGTCGAGAATGTGGACGTCTTTTTTGAAAATATTCATGATTTAAAATGGGTATTTGTGTATGCAACCATCATCAAGGTGTTGATTCTCTCTTTAACGAGTCGATTTTTAGGACGAATCATTTCTTTTCCGATCCAACGTCTGACTCAAACGATGAGTTTAATCGAAAAAAAGGGCTCATTTGAGAAAATATCGATCACGCATGATACGAAAGATGAATTAACAGAAATGGCCATGACGTTTAATCGAATGATCACAAGGTTGGAAAAAAGTTACTTAAAACAGGAACAGTTTGTTTCAGATGCTTCTCATGAGCTGAAAACGCCTTTAACGGTCATTGATAGTTATGTGAAAATATTAAATCGATGGGGGAAAGAGCGGCCAGATATATTAGAGGAAGCGATTCATTCCATTGCGTCTGAGTCAGGCCGGATGAAATATTTAACGGAGCAATTGTTGCTTTTAGCAAGATCAGAAGAATGTATAGAAAGTGAAAAAAGGCTAGTCAACATCATCCCAATCGTAGAAGACACGATTCACCGGTTACAGCAAGCTTTTAAACATGAGATTTATTTGAAAAGTGAACAAAGAGAGATTTATATGAACATACATGAACAGAGTTTTGTTCAAGTCCTTATTATTTTGTTAGATAATGCCAAAAAATATAGTGATGATCATATTGAGGTAGAGCTGAAGGAATCAGATAAAAGTGTGATCATAAGTGTAACGGATAAAGGAATTGGAATTCCAGTAGAAGCCCAAGCCCATGTTTTTGATCGATTGTACCGGGTTGATAAAACAAGAAGTCGTAAAACGGGAGGATCTGGCTTAGGTTTATCCATTGCCAAGCGAATCGTCGAACAACAAAATGGTTTCATCACCTTAGAAAGTGATGAAGGACGTGGATCCACTTTTACCGTTACATTTCCAAAGTTGGAGGTTTAG
- a CDS encoding response regulator transcription factor, whose protein sequence is MDHILIIEDDEGIARVIQLELEHEGYKVSIAHTGRDGLSILEKEKIDLVLLDVMIPELNGMEVLRRIRHEDNEIIVIMLTARNTVFDKVSGLDAGANDYMTKPFEIEELLARIRTNLRFKPNAVSPAESNVHVIRSVTIDTNTREVYRNNQLIDLTPREYDLLLYLVENKNRVLEREQILNKVWGMDFYGDTNVVGVYIRYLRKKLTDSKEDPFIHTVRSVGYMVKD, encoded by the coding sequence ATGGATCACATTTTAATTATTGAAGATGATGAGGGAATTGCCCGAGTCATTCAACTCGAATTGGAACATGAAGGGTATAAGGTCAGTATAGCTCATACAGGGAGAGATGGGCTATCCATTTTAGAAAAGGAAAAAATTGATTTAGTTCTCTTAGATGTCATGATTCCTGAATTAAATGGAATGGAAGTGTTAAGACGGATTCGGCATGAGGATAACGAGATTATTGTCATTATGTTGACGGCACGTAATACCGTTTTCGATAAAGTAAGCGGCTTAGACGCAGGGGCGAATGATTATATGACTAAACCATTTGAAATTGAAGAATTGCTCGCGCGTATTCGTACGAATCTACGGTTTAAGCCGAATGCGGTCTCTCCTGCAGAGTCTAATGTACACGTCATTCGATCGGTGACAATTGATACAAACACGAGAGAAGTATATAGAAATAACCAATTAATTGATTTGACCCCTAGGGAGTACGACCTCTTGCTTTATCTAGTTGAAAATAAAAACCGGGTACTTGAACGTGAACAAATTTTAAATAAAGTATGGGGAATGGATTTTTACGGAGATACAAATGTTGTCGGTGTCTATATTCGATATTTGAGGAAAAAACTAACGGATTCGAAGGAAGATCCGTTTATACATACGGTTCGAAGTGTCGGCTATATGGTGAAGGATTGA
- a CDS encoding SLC13 family permease has product MIPSLEEQQIEKSHPIKTWIQQLSTKALAIISIHVLILVVVLLIDGLNYSAKISLFAFLSAMTLWITTKIPAGFVAVALIMFIIIMNAADPELLYHSLSEKVVWLMVGSFIIGEAVKQSGLAERLAQSILRKSNKKGNVLIGICSVIFSTAFFIPSTSGRAALSMPIINQLGQKFSTKEQSVLAILAPVIILMSTSATLIGAGSHLIGIGLLESTVDQTISYRQWLVWGVPFAIVVSFLSFFIIKKTLWPKGEGKEIENVQRVSRMREKQPLNQKEKKTLVLLSLLIVGWVTESIHGYDIAFVTMVGAILAMVPHYGMISWKQGMKSVSWNLIVFVAAATALGKVLVDTGVVKWIEQEMLHVLHLFVGAPEWLIVLIILLVTVTSHLYITSHTTRAIVFIPSLIVFSETIGVNPSTVVFLSLIGMNYCVTVPVSSKALLLFYEEGRISYNASNLLKISILLMPLYILIMMMFYFSYWQWTGMEL; this is encoded by the coding sequence ATGATACCAAGTTTAGAGGAACAACAAATTGAAAAAAGTCATCCCATAAAAACGTGGATCCAACAATTATCGACAAAAGCTTTAGCGATTATCAGTATCCATGTCCTTATTTTAGTCGTCGTTCTTTTAATCGACGGTCTAAATTATAGTGCAAAAATCTCTTTATTTGCGTTCTTATCAGCGATGACGTTATGGATTACGACGAAAATACCTGCTGGATTTGTAGCTGTTGCATTGATCATGTTCATCATTATTATGAATGCAGCAGATCCTGAATTGTTATACCATTCACTATCAGAGAAAGTAGTATGGTTAATGGTTGGTTCATTTATCATTGGGGAAGCGGTGAAACAGTCAGGGTTAGCCGAACGGTTGGCTCAATCCATCTTGAGAAAGTCAAATAAAAAAGGCAATGTGCTCATTGGGATTTGTTCGGTTATATTCTCAACCGCCTTTTTTATCCCGTCTACCTCAGGTCGTGCAGCGTTATCGATGCCAATTATAAATCAGTTAGGTCAAAAGTTTTCGACGAAAGAACAAAGTGTGTTGGCTATTTTAGCACCGGTTATCATCTTAATGAGTACATCAGCAACCCTCATCGGTGCAGGATCTCATTTAATTGGAATCGGTTTACTTGAAAGCACGGTGGATCAAACCATTTCGTATCGTCAATGGTTGGTTTGGGGGGTCCCTTTTGCGATCGTTGTTTCCTTTCTTTCATTTTTTATCATAAAAAAGACTTTATGGCCAAAAGGTGAAGGGAAGGAGATCGAAAACGTCCAAAGGGTTTCTCGAATGAGGGAAAAACAACCGTTGAATCAAAAGGAAAAAAAGACACTTGTCTTGCTTTCATTATTGATTGTCGGCTGGGTAACTGAAAGCATCCATGGGTATGATATTGCCTTTGTAACCATGGTCGGTGCGATCTTAGCGATGGTGCCCCATTATGGAATGATTAGTTGGAAACAAGGCATGAAGTCGGTATCCTGGAACTTGATTGTATTTGTTGCTGCAGCCACTGCACTGGGAAAAGTGCTCGTTGACACAGGGGTTGTAAAATGGATTGAACAAGAAATGCTTCATGTCCTCCATTTATTCGTAGGTGCGCCAGAGTGGCTCATTGTTTTGATTATTTTGCTTGTAACGGTTACAAGTCATTTGTATATTACATCCCATACCACCCGTGCGATCGTGTTTATTCCAAGTTTAATCGTATTTAGTGAAACGATAGGAGTGAATCCTTCTACGGTCGTTTTTTTAAGTTTAATCGGTATGAACTATTGTGTTACTGTTCCCGTCAGTTCTAAGGCTTTATTACTATTTTATGAGGAGGGGAGAATCTCGTATAATGCTAGTAATCTATTAAAGATTAGCATCCTATTAATGCCCCTTTATATTTTAATCATGATGATGTTTTATTTTTCTTATTGGCAGTGGACGGGGATGGAGTTATAG
- a CDS encoding glycerate kinase — protein MKIVIVPSGFKECLDAEEVAIAMERGVKSFDPLIDMEVIPMMDGGEGFAKAITKLKGGELIYKEVTGPVGEKITGHFGIYVENDKRTAVIEMAAVAGLKLVPRDQRNPLKTTTYGVGELISFALDLGVDHILIGCGDSGTSDGGAGMAQALGVQFFDQNRQLVPIHGGEDLLKVDHLDLTHLDERLHTVTIDVACNWKNILCGEQGVARVFGPQKGATPEQVEKLSLALEHYATLIQEEVGVDVRSLPGSGASGGLGAGLIAFTGAILHPRFDIIMDYIDIEDKIKTADIVLTAEGSLDFQTPNGKIPAEVARIAKKYGIPVIAITGTIGKGADLNYQAGIDAFVSIIPKPTTLEKSMIKAPEWIEKGTESVLRQIAIGFEMAEKQMLKEGVS, from the coding sequence ATGAAAATAGTTATTGTACCATCTGGCTTTAAAGAATGTTTGGATGCAGAGGAAGTCGCTATAGCGATGGAGCGTGGCGTAAAGAGTTTTGATCCGCTCATTGATATGGAAGTGATCCCGATGATGGATGGTGGGGAAGGGTTTGCAAAGGCGATCACCAAACTAAAAGGTGGAGAACTGATTTACAAAGAAGTGACAGGACCCGTTGGAGAGAAGATTACCGGTCATTTTGGGATTTATGTAGAGAATGATAAACGAACAGCAGTGATTGAAATGGCAGCGGTTGCTGGGTTGAAGCTTGTTCCACGTGATCAACGAAACCCATTGAAAACCACAACTTATGGAGTAGGAGAGTTAATTTCGTTTGCCCTTGATTTAGGCGTGGACCATATTTTAATCGGTTGTGGGGATTCGGGGACATCCGATGGGGGTGCAGGAATGGCACAAGCATTAGGAGTTCAGTTTTTTGATCAGAATCGTCAACTCGTTCCGATCCATGGGGGAGAAGATTTATTGAAGGTGGACCATCTCGATCTAACCCATTTAGATGAGCGTTTACATACTGTAACGATCGATGTTGCCTGTAACTGGAAGAACATTTTATGCGGGGAACAAGGAGTTGCACGGGTGTTTGGACCACAGAAAGGTGCGACACCTGAACAGGTTGAAAAATTATCATTGGCTCTAGAACATTATGCAACACTCATTCAAGAAGAGGTAGGAGTAGACGTTCGTTCTTTACCAGGCAGTGGAGCTTCAGGTGGCTTAGGGGCTGGACTTATTGCCTTTACCGGTGCCATCTTACATCCACGATTCGATATTATTATGGACTATATTGATATAGAAGATAAAATTAAAACAGCCGATATCGTGTTAACAGCGGAAGGAAGTTTAGATTTTCAAACGCCAAACGGAAAAATTCCTGCGGAGGTAGCACGTATTGCAAAAAAATATGGGATTCCAGTTATTGCTATAACGGGAACGATCGGTAAAGGAGCGGATTTAAACTATCAAGCAGGAATCGATGCCTTTGTTAGTATTATTCCCAAACCAACCACTTTAGAGAAGTCCATGATAAAAGCACCAGAGTGGATTGAAAAAGGTACGGAGTCCGTGTTACGACAAATTGCAATTGGCTTTGAAATGGCTGAAAAACAAATGTTAAAAGAGGGCGTTTCTTAA
- a CDS encoding alpha/beta hydrolase → MLEYKQYNKENVETVVFVHGFGSDSNAFYKQMRSFVKKFNVIAIHLPGHGNSSDTRSYGGNFNLDSVIEAMVQTLNQLKIYKAHFVGISLGSVVLHYFLQKHPEYINSMVLGGAITRFSPIARTALRIFNLTHGVLPALWIYSIMGQYMLPTNKLKTTREIFYNGVKQMKKGNFIDWLRVLNAVDFSFEILHDHAKSIPKLYISGVEDIRFIDYLLKDIKNDLAAEVILLENCGHICNMEDPKTFNTASVEFIERYTRSQ, encoded by the coding sequence ATGCTTGAATATAAACAATATAATAAAGAAAATGTAGAAACAGTGGTTTTTGTTCATGGATTTGGTTCGGATTCTAATGCCTTTTATAAGCAAATGCGCAGTTTTGTTAAGAAGTTTAACGTAATTGCAATTCATTTGCCCGGTCATGGAAATTCATCAGATACGAGAAGTTATGGAGGAAATTTTAACTTGGATTCTGTAATAGAAGCCATGGTACAAACATTAAATCAACTTAAAATTTATAAAGCACATTTTGTTGGCATTTCTTTAGGTTCCGTTGTACTACACTATTTTCTTCAAAAACATCCAGAATATATAAATAGTATGGTGTTAGGTGGTGCGATTACACGCTTTAGCCCAATTGCTAGAACCGCCTTACGAATATTCAACCTCACGCATGGAGTCCTGCCTGCATTATGGATTTATTCTATAATGGGACAATATATGCTACCAACTAACAAACTCAAAACTACTAGAGAGATATTTTATAATGGCGTCAAACAGATGAAAAAAGGTAATTTTATAGATTGGCTGAGGGTATTAAATGCTGTCGACTTCTCTTTTGAAATACTCCATGACCATGCAAAAAGTATTCCTAAGCTATATATTTCGGGAGTAGAAGACATTCGCTTTATCGATTATCTTTTGAAAGATATAAAGAATGATTTAGCTGCAGAGGTCATATTACTTGAAAACTGTGGTCATATTTGTAATATGGAAGACCCTAAAACTTTTAACACAGCTTCTGTTGAATTTATAGAGCGTTATACCAGATCACAGTGA
- a CDS encoding putative phage abortive infection protein, with amino-acid sequence MKQGEVPNLRDNKGIKKDPRIRDILKDRWKNFKGKGLLGIILVLTFIILSFVYLLQSSRFDEFTFTDYGEIGSFFSGITTPFLTIVAVFLAYLSFTTQSKQLEKQRMDAAKQRIGDIFFQLLNLHNSIVSSLEYNEKEEWKSLKKYQVENESPEKGNPDENKPKNDNQEQDNANISEPKSEDQPRIVTGRPFFNKVYNDLIRIYLYKSKEFNGSHGNQLELLNQSMSTLDSLHKDKFTHYYRNLYQLFKWVQKNNDKLSMEEQNEYIDIIRAQLSHFEIYLLYFNTNCYGKDEFSKLLDDYNFFYKYEKADGLNIIDRFLHDVDRNKGK; translated from the coding sequence TTGAAACAAGGAGAAGTTCCAAATCTAAGGGATAATAAAGGGATTAAGAAAGATCCAAGAATCCGTGATATTCTCAAGGACAGATGGAAAAATTTTAAAGGTAAAGGTCTACTTGGAATCATCTTAGTACTTACATTCATTATTTTGTCGTTCGTTTATTTATTGCAAAGTAGCAGGTTTGATGAGTTTACTTTCACCGATTATGGCGAAATTGGAAGCTTTTTTAGTGGGATTACTACTCCGTTCCTAACCATTGTGGCTGTTTTCCTGGCCTATTTATCGTTTACAACTCAAAGTAAACAATTAGAAAAGCAAAGAATGGATGCTGCAAAGCAAAGGATTGGGGACATATTCTTTCAACTATTGAATTTACATAATAGCATTGTTAGTAGCTTAGAATATAATGAGAAAGAGGAATGGAAAAGTTTAAAAAAGTATCAGGTTGAAAATGAGAGCCCAGAAAAAGGTAATCCGGACGAAAACAAACCTAAGAATGATAACCAAGAACAAGACAATGCGAATATTAGTGAACCTAAGAGTGAAGATCAGCCTAGGATAGTTACTGGAAGACCATTCTTTAATAAAGTATACAATGATTTAATAAGAATCTATTTGTACAAGTCTAAAGAATTTAATGGGAGTCATGGAAATCAGTTGGAGTTATTAAACCAGAGTATGAGCACGCTCGATTCCCTGCATAAAGATAAATTTACTCATTATTATAGAAATCTATACCAGCTATTTAAATGGGTTCAAAAAAATAATGACAAATTATCTATGGAAGAACAAAATGAATATATTGATATCATCCGTGCCCAGCTTTCACACTTTGAGATTTATCTCTTATATTTTAATACGAATTGTTATGGAAAAGATGAGTTTTCTAAATTGCTGGATGACTATAACTTTTTCTATAAATATGAGAAAGCAGATGGCCTTAATATTATTGATCGTTTTTTACATGATGTGGATAGGAATAAGGGAAAATAA
- a CDS encoding GGDEF domain-containing phosphodiesterase produces the protein MKAQTKASLLDHETGLPSEELIVDRLQMNMAFCRRFHMSTAICYVRTFLPPEINVDEEADLVTRLKKMMVERFNKCIREIDSAGMINENDFLLLLMDVSEKECREIIKRIYRSLSGPYTLKQRSIYISLNMGICMFPYDGDTIADLKLLARTEMIRARQLGDNQYCFYEGNLNDKAYRQVLIESDLSYVVRDQQLYVVYQPQLQLNEQKIFGVEALIRWNHPKLGEIRPDEFIPIAESMGKSNEIFYWILKEVCQHIKLIDAHYDLPIKFSINLSITQLLIPDFVSSICDICEKNGVDKDRLIFEITENSRLYREEKLKATLISLRKLGFMIALDDFGNGYFSFADLIHLPLDVIKFDKKFVTSLIENNKLKPVISPIIDMAHNLNLQVVVEGIETSNQYQDWKQLNGDIIQGYFLSQPVQHTQLLQTLEKIQQEIHG, from the coding sequence ATGAAAGCGCAAACTAAAGCTAGTCTATTAGATCATGAAACAGGATTACCGAGTGAAGAATTAATAGTGGATCGACTCCAAATGAATATGGCTTTCTGTCGAAGATTTCATATGTCTACGGCTATTTGTTATGTAAGAACCTTTCTACCCCCTGAAATCAATGTAGATGAAGAAGCTGATTTAGTCACCAGATTGAAAAAGATGATGGTTGAACGATTCAATAAGTGTATACGAGAGATTGACTCAGCGGGAATGATAAATGAAAATGACTTTTTACTATTATTAATGGATGTAAGCGAAAAAGAATGCAGAGAGATTATTAAACGAATTTATAGATCTCTTTCAGGACCCTATACGTTAAAGCAAAGAAGCATTTACATCAGTCTAAACATGGGAATCTGTATGTTTCCGTACGATGGGGATACAATTGCCGATCTTAAATTGCTTGCAAGAACAGAGATGATACGAGCACGCCAATTGGGAGACAATCAGTATTGTTTTTATGAAGGAAATTTAAATGACAAGGCTTATCGCCAAGTTCTTATTGAAAGTGACCTTTCCTATGTGGTGAGAGATCAGCAATTATATGTCGTCTATCAACCTCAACTACAGTTGAACGAGCAAAAAATATTTGGAGTCGAAGCGCTAATTAGGTGGAACCATCCTAAATTAGGTGAGATTAGACCCGATGAATTTATTCCAATTGCAGAATCGATGGGAAAATCGAATGAAATTTTTTACTGGATTTTGAAGGAAGTTTGTCAACATATCAAACTAATAGATGCACATTATGATTTGCCAATCAAATTTTCAATAAATCTTTCTATTACCCAGCTGTTAATCCCTGATTTTGTAAGCAGTATTTGTGATATTTGTGAAAAAAATGGAGTCGATAAGGACAGATTGATCTTTGAAATTACGGAAAATAGCCGTCTTTATAGGGAAGAAAAGCTGAAAGCGACACTTATTTCTCTACGAAAATTAGGCTTTATGATTGCTCTTGATGACTTTGGGAATGGCTATTTCTCTTTTGCGGATTTGATTCATTTACCTCTTGATGTGATTAAATTTGATAAGAAATTTGTAACGAGTCTTATAGAGAACAATAAGTTAAAACCGGTGATCTCGCCGATCATTGACATGGCTCATAACCTTAATCTGCAAGTAGTTGTAGAAGGAATTGAAACCAGCAATCAATATCAAGACTGGAAACAACTCAACGGAGACATCATCCAAGGTTATTTTCTGAGCCAACCCGTTCAGCACACCCAACTATTACAAACTTTAGAAAAGATACAACAGGAAATACATGGGTAA
- a CDS encoding nitroreductase family protein, protein MATDFYTALKERRSYYGINKEVKVSDERIREIVEFAVKYTPSAFNSQTARLVVLTGEAHDKLWDITTESLRKVVGDGDFSGTQQKMDSFKAGYGTVLFFEEEAIVKSLQEQFSLYADNFPIWSHQASGMHQLVVWTALEAEGLGASLQHYNPLIDDEVKKEWNIPENWKLIAQMPFGNPIAEPGEKEFLPLEDRVKFFK, encoded by the coding sequence TTGGCAACTGATTTTTACACTGCACTTAAGGAAAGACGTTCATATTATGGAATCAATAAAGAGGTAAAAGTATCTGATGAAAGAATTAGGGAAATTGTAGAATTTGCTGTAAAATATACTCCATCTGCTTTCAATTCTCAAACAGCTCGTCTAGTTGTATTGACAGGGGAAGCTCACGATAAATTATGGGACATTACAACTGAATCGTTAAGAAAAGTAGTTGGTGATGGGGACTTTTCAGGAACTCAACAAAAAATGGATTCCTTTAAAGCAGGTTATGGAACGGTATTATTTTTTGAGGAGGAAGCTATAGTTAAGTCGCTTCAAGAACAATTTTCCTTATATGCTGACAACTTTCCAATCTGGTCACACCAAGCATCAGGTATGCACCAGTTAGTGGTTTGGACAGCATTGGAAGCAGAGGGACTGGGAGCCTCTTTACAACACTATAATCCACTAATCGATGATGAAGTGAAAAAAGAATGGAATATCCCTGAAAATTGGAAGCTTATTGCACAAATGCCATTTGGTAATCCAATAGCCGAACCAGGCGAAAAGGAATTCCTACCACTTGAAGATCGTGTGAAATTTTTCAAGTAA